The following proteins are co-located in the Sphingobacteriaceae bacterium genome:
- a CDS encoding sterol desaturase family protein has product MMEGVTWLTHKFVMHGFLWTLHQDHHYKDHDAILEKNDLFFLIFSIPAITLFAIGTYFSELRFLIFIGGGITLYGMAYFIVHEIIIHQRISYFTRINNFYFRAIRKAHKIHHKKLGKEHGECFGMLLVPLKYFKEALKTKS; this is encoded by the coding sequence ATGATGGAAGGGGTTACCTGGTTAACCCATAAATTTGTTATGCACGGTTTTTTATGGACATTACACCAAGATCATCACTATAAAGATCATGATGCAATACTGGAAAAAAACGATTTGTTTTTTCTTATTTTCTCCATTCCCGCCATAACCCTCTTTGCCATCGGCACCTATTTTTCAGAACTAAGATTTTTAATATTTATCGGAGGGGGTATTACACTTTATGGAATGGCTTATTTTATCGTGCATGAAATTATTATTCATCAACGTATTTCTTATTTCACACGAATAAACAACTTTTATTTCCGGGCAATTCGTAAAGCACATAAAATTCATCACAAAAAGCTGGGCAAAGAACATGGCGAATGTTTTGGCATGCTATTAGTACCTCTGAAATATTTTAAAGAAGCTTTAAAAACTAAATCTTAA
- a CDS encoding phytoene/squalene synthase family protein translates to MKSLFDKVSNKASKTTTQTYSTSFSLGIYCLNRNIHSAIYNIYGFVRFADEIVDSFHGYDQKVLFDEFKRDTFLTIERKISLNPILNSFQQVVNDYQIDHELIHCFLRSMETDLSVNSHSAQSYDEYILGSAEVVGLMCLHVFTGGNLEMYKQLKPSAMRLGAAFQKVNFLRDMRADYLQLGRVYFPSLKMNEFNELVKQRIEHEIEEDFKEAIAGIKKLPASSRFGVYVAYVYYLALFKKIKNLASADVLKQRIRVSNLEKIKLLISSYCRFSLNTL, encoded by the coding sequence ATGAAAAGTTTATTTGATAAAGTTTCAAACAAAGCCAGCAAAACAACAACGCAAACCTATAGCACCAGTTTCTCATTGGGAATCTACTGCCTAAACCGAAATATACACAGTGCCATTTATAATATTTACGGATTTGTAAGATTTGCCGATGAAATAGTGGATTCATTCCATGGTTATGATCAAAAAGTATTATTTGACGAATTTAAACGTGATACATTTTTGACCATAGAAAGAAAAATTAGTTTAAATCCTATTTTAAACAGCTTTCAACAAGTGGTGAATGATTACCAAATCGACCATGAACTTATCCATTGTTTCTTAAGAAGTATGGAAACGGATTTATCGGTAAATAGTCATAGTGCGCAAAGTTATGATGAATATATTTTAGGCTCGGCTGAAGTAGTAGGATTAATGTGTTTACACGTTTTTACTGGAGGAAATTTGGAAATGTATAAGCAGTTGAAACCTTCAGCTATGCGATTAGGAGCTGCTTTTCAAAAAGTGAACTTTTTGAGAGATATGAGAGCAGATTATTTACAATTAGGAAGAGTTTATTTTCCTTCCTTAAAAATGAACGAATTCAATGAATTAGTAAAACAAAGAATTGAACATGAAATTGAGGAAGATTTCAAAGAAGCAATTGCCGGAATAAAAAAATTACCTGCATCATCGAGGTTTGGGGTATATGTTGCCTATGTTTATTATTTAGCCTTGTTTAAAAAAATCAAAAATTTGGCCTCTGCTGATGTTTTAAAACAGAGAATTCGTGTTTCCAATTTGGAAAAAATAAAATTACTAATCTCTTCCTATTGCAGATTTAGTTTAAATACTTTATGA
- the crtI gene encoding phytoene desaturase — protein MLNKIDIHILGSGFSGLSAACYSSLQKNKVTVLEKNEQTGGRARVFTEKGYTFDMGPSWYWMPDIFENFFNDFGKNVSDYYTLVKLDPGFQIIYSDSDTLKIPSNLNDLKAIFESIEKGSADQLDKFLKEAKYKYEIGMNKLVFNPCLSWTEFLKLDVISGVIKSNIFKSFDKYVRSYFKDPRLISLMEFPVLFLGAKPQQTPALYSLMNHAELTQGTYYPMGGMHKIIAGMQKLAEELGVQFETNTNINKIEIVNNKVAQLHTTDKTIAVNKLIASSDYHHTESLMEEKYRNYNEKYWDSRVLAPSSLIFYLGVSKKLPKLIHHNLFFDKNFETHAFEIYDKPSWPSDPLFYVCCPSKTDDSVAPEGCENLFILMPLAPGINDSHEIREKYYQLIIKRIESYCNTPIKEHIAYKKSYCITDFKNDYNSYKGNAYGLANTLRQTAVLKPSMLNKNVSNLVYTGQLTVPGPGIPPAIISGKIAAQLINN, from the coding sequence ATGTTAAACAAAATAGATATCCATATTCTTGGTTCGGGCTTTTCAGGCTTATCGGCTGCTTGTTATTCTTCGCTCCAAAAAAATAAGGTAACCGTGCTTGAAAAAAATGAGCAAACCGGCGGACGTGCAAGAGTATTCACCGAGAAAGGTTACACTTTTGATATGGGTCCAAGTTGGTATTGGATGCCTGATATATTTGAGAATTTCTTTAATGATTTTGGAAAGAACGTATCTGATTATTATACACTCGTAAAATTAGACCCGGGATTTCAAATCATTTACTCAGATAGTGATACCCTTAAAATTCCCTCTAATTTAAACGACCTCAAAGCAATTTTTGAAAGTATTGAAAAAGGCAGTGCGGACCAATTAGATAAATTTTTAAAGGAAGCCAAGTACAAGTATGAAATTGGCATGAACAAATTAGTATTTAATCCCTGCCTATCCTGGACTGAATTTTTAAAATTGGATGTTATTAGTGGAGTTATCAAATCGAATATTTTCAAATCCTTTGATAAGTATGTTCGAAGTTATTTCAAAGATCCTCGATTAATTAGTCTTATGGAATTTCCGGTTCTGTTTCTTGGAGCCAAACCGCAACAAACTCCTGCCCTTTATAGTTTAATGAATCATGCAGAATTAACACAAGGCACATATTATCCCATGGGAGGGATGCATAAAATAATAGCAGGGATGCAAAAGTTAGCCGAAGAGCTAGGCGTTCAATTCGAAACCAATACCAACATCAATAAAATTGAAATTGTCAACAATAAAGTTGCTCAATTACATACAACTGACAAAACTATAGCAGTAAACAAATTGATTGCCAGTTCAGATTATCATCACACAGAATCTTTGATGGAGGAAAAATACAGAAACTACAATGAAAAATACTGGGATAGCCGAGTGCTCGCCCCTTCTTCACTCATATTTTATTTAGGTGTTTCTAAAAAACTTCCAAAATTAATTCATCATAATTTATTTTTTGATAAAAATTTTGAAACACATGCTTTTGAAATTTACGATAAACCTTCCTGGCCAAGCGACCCCTTGTTTTATGTTTGTTGTCCGAGCAAAACTGATGACAGTGTGGCGCCTGAAGGGTGTGAAAATCTTTTTATTTTAATGCCATTAGCACCGGGCATCAATGACAGTCACGAAATCAGAGAAAAGTACTATCAATTAATAATAAAAAGGATTGAATCGTATTGTAACACGCCAATTAAAGAGCACATCGCATACAAAAAATCTTATTGCATAACAGATTTTAAAAATGATTATAATTCCTACAAGGGAAATGCATATGGTTTAGCCAACACTTTACGACAAACGGCTGTTTTAAAACCGAGCATGCTAAACAAAAATGTTTCTAATTTGGTTTATACCGGACAATTAACTGTACCCGGCCCCGGTATTCCGCCGGCCATAATTTCCGGTAAAATCGCAGCACAACTAATTAATAATTAA
- a CDS encoding MerR family transcriptional regulator encodes MQTYQITDLEQLTGIKAHTIRIWEKRYKIIEPFRTKTNIRYYNNDQARKLLNISTLIQYGYKISKIADMNLKEQDSIITLLSESDNLNAYETLAVNALVNSTLQYDEVAFEKTYSSALNRLGMKDTMLQIIYPFLKRIGIMWSIDDLTPAQEHFATTLLRRKLFSAIDGIEIPTRSKMKFILFLPPNEWHEIGLLFTEYLLRINGAEVINLGQNVPVENLSKIISATDAKYIFTFFVVNNKQEVYGEIENLLKTQPNITLFFATALPELAQLTTNQRTVLMNDPKELLNFLSD; translated from the coding sequence ATGCAAACCTATCAAATCACCGATCTTGAACAATTAACCGGTATTAAGGCCCACACCATTCGTATTTGGGAAAAAAGATATAAGATTATAGAACCTTTCCGAACAAAAACCAATATCCGATATTATAATAATGATCAGGCCCGAAAACTATTAAACATCTCAACACTTATACAGTATGGCTATAAAATTTCTAAAATCGCCGATATGAATCTGAAAGAGCAGGACTCAATTATCACTTTGTTATCAGAATCCGATAATTTAAATGCCTATGAAACTTTAGCTGTTAATGCACTAGTTAATTCCACATTACAATATGATGAAGTGGCCTTTGAAAAAACCTATTCCTCCGCTTTAAACAGACTAGGCATGAAGGATACCATGCTACAAATTATTTATCCTTTTTTAAAGCGAATTGGCATCATGTGGAGTATAGACGATCTTACTCCTGCACAAGAGCATTTTGCAACTACACTTTTGCGTAGAAAATTATTTTCTGCAATAGATGGTATTGAAATCCCTACACGTTCTAAAATGAAATTCATTCTATTCTTACCACCTAATGAATGGCATGAAATAGGATTACTCTTCACGGAATACCTACTAAGAATAAACGGCGCAGAAGTTATAAACCTTGGACAAAATGTGCCTGTTGAAAATTTAAGCAAAATAATTTCCGCTACTGATGCGAAATACATCTTTACCTTTTTTGTGGTGAATAATAAGCAAGAAGTTTATGGCGAAATTGAAAATCTCTTGAAAACACAACCGAATATTACCTTGTTTTTTGCCACTGCTTTACCTGAACTAGCTCAACTTACTACTAATCAACGGACAGTATTAATGAACGACCCTAAAGAATTGTTAAATTTTTTATCGGATTAA
- a CDS encoding DUF1572 family protein, giving the protein MNSNCIHLFKYYKLLGEKTFSQLNDEQLFAAPNSTCNSISILVQHLWGNMMSRWTDFLNSDGEKEWRNRDEEFESILQSRDEMLVKWNEGWACLFKALGSLQEADYQKIIYIRKQGHTVTDAIHRQLAHYAYHVGQIVYAGKLIKEGHWESLSIPKNESDAYNRQKFSQQKETIHFTNEYLNKGMKE; this is encoded by the coding sequence ATGAATAGCAATTGCATACATTTATTTAAGTACTATAAACTTTTAGGTGAAAAAACCTTTTCGCAATTAAATGATGAACAGTTATTTGCAGCTCCTAATTCAACTTGTAATAGTATTTCCATTCTTGTTCAACACCTGTGGGGGAATATGATGAGCAGGTGGACAGATTTTTTGAATAGCGACGGCGAAAAAGAATGGCGAAATCGAGACGAAGAATTTGAAAGCATATTGCAATCAAGAGATGAAATGCTTGTTAAATGGAATGAAGGGTGGGCTTGTTTATTTAAAGCATTGGGATCGCTTCAGGAAGCAGATTATCAAAAAATAATTTACATAAGAAAGCAGGGACATACTGTTACAGACGCTATTCATAGACAACTGGCTCATTATGCATATCACGTAGGTCAAATAGTTTATGCAGGTAAGTTAATAAAAGAAGGTCATTGGGAATCTTTATCAATTCCAAAAAATGAATCAGATGCGTATAATCGTCAAAAATTTTCTCAACAAAAGGAAACAATTCATTTTACCAATGAGTATTTAAATAAAGGGATGAAAGAATAA
- a CDS encoding NAD-dependent epimerase/dehydratase family protein, with product MNPEKVFVTGANGMLGNHICRELLNQKYLVKAFCLKDNRQNLLKDLDLEFVYGNVLNFEELSREMEGCDYVIHIAAITDLWPRRKEIINKVNIDGTKNIVKACKKHNIKRLAHIGSASSFNSGLIDKPGDELEPFSGWKYGMDYLDSKYLAQQYLIEEYKENNFPVIVINPTFMIGAFDSGPSSGKMLLTLYKNQLPGYTNGGKNFVCTVDVASAAVNALKFGRLGECYIAGNENLTYKEFFQKACLLMNKPFKLKKIPYGLILSVGFLNSATARLIRRPPKLSYGIARLSNVSQYYNVSKARNELKMTQTPIENGIRQCLNWFQENNYCN from the coding sequence ATGAATCCGGAAAAAGTATTTGTGACTGGAGCCAACGGCATGTTAGGTAATCATATTTGCCGAGAATTATTGAATCAGAAATATTTAGTGAAGGCTTTTTGCTTAAAAGACAATCGACAAAATTTATTGAAAGACTTGGATTTGGAATTTGTGTACGGTAATGTATTAAATTTTGAAGAATTAAGTAGGGAAATGGAAGGTTGTGATTACGTTATACATATTGCAGCAATTACTGATTTGTGGCCTAGAAGAAAAGAAATTATTAATAAGGTTAATATTGACGGTACTAAAAATATAGTAAAGGCCTGCAAAAAACATAACATTAAAAGACTAGCACATATAGGCTCAGCAAGTTCATTCAATTCCGGTCTAATAGACAAACCTGGAGATGAATTAGAACCATTTAGTGGATGGAAATACGGAATGGATTATCTGGATAGCAAATATTTAGCGCAGCAATACTTAATAGAAGAATATAAAGAAAATAATTTTCCGGTTATCGTAATCAATCCAACGTTTATGATTGGGGCATTTGACTCCGGACCCTCATCCGGTAAAATGTTACTTACGCTTTATAAAAATCAATTACCCGGATATACGAATGGAGGAAAAAACTTTGTTTGTACAGTTGACGTGGCCTCAGCAGCAGTAAATGCTTTAAAATTTGGGAGACTTGGTGAATGTTATATTGCAGGTAATGAAAATTTAACATACAAAGAATTTTTCCAGAAAGCTTGCCTTTTAATGAATAAACCATTTAAGCTTAAAAAAATTCCATATGGTTTAATACTATCCGTTGGATTTCTTAATTCAGCAACAGCCAGATTAATTCGACGTCCGCCAAAATTAAGTTATGGAATAGCCAGACTCTCCAATGTTTCTCAGTATTATAATGTTTCGAAAGCAAGAAACGAATTAAAGATGACGCAAACTCCTATTGAAAATGGGATTCGTCAATGTTTAAATTGGTTTCAAGAAAATAATTATTGTAATTAA
- a CDS encoding T9SS type A sorting domain-containing protein, whose amino-acid sequence MRLLFLAIFLISIHTADAFNIVVPNDPGVVTLVSPSLTGCYSNSVPVVVTIQNFGNNSLSNIPVVVIISGPINQTLNANFIGNLAPGSTTNLNVGAANLSWGGIYTFSCFTNLIGDGNPNNDSFSTTRTVTPNVYITGSPVACIGSNATLQANGATTYTWNTGSNSSSISVSPTVNTSYTVVGTNTAGCSSSYSVTLSIQNPTISTNGAMACNVPSFGTLTASAYSPSVIKWYASPVSTLVLGTGSNLAVTENSTTTYYAEATSTIPGSLFATVAGGNSAQGNMFDVTAQNTMTLDGIDMHFNSNVTTTVEIWYRYGSFVSYELSPAGWTLALSTTVIPNGSGTLTTIPGTFAIPVGSGQTAGIYVTSNGGAGVNYSNGVGLGNLFASNNDIQLFEGRGGNYFNVTSTPRVFNGILKYSKPGCQSPRIPATFSIVPGFTVGAIASNSALCVGSSVSFTAVGAVDYTWSPTINLSPSPNSTIISVSPSVATSYTLQGTIPSCSQTSTYVYNLSVFPNPSLTVSQPIGILPGSVISLSTSGASSYTWQPGGANNINIIVNPTVTTVYTVTGSNAFGCTSQITTTVFMSAVNLSELNNSIGTVMVYPNPVSENLYFKIPENTTGELRILDLNGKVLLEQKVINEITPFDVSRLPSGNYIYIFKPEQGEWYHKGNFFKN is encoded by the coding sequence ATGCGGTTACTTTTTTTAGCTATATTTTTAATAAGTATTCATACGGCTGATGCTTTTAATATTGTTGTTCCTAACGACCCTGGAGTAGTTACATTGGTTTCACCCAGTTTAACCGGTTGTTATTCCAATTCGGTTCCTGTGGTGGTGACAATTCAAAATTTCGGGAATAATTCACTTTCTAATATTCCTGTTGTTGTTATTATAAGCGGCCCAATAAATCAAACACTAAATGCAAATTTTATTGGTAACCTAGCACCCGGATCTACTACAAATTTGAATGTAGGTGCTGCAAATTTAAGTTGGGGCGGCATTTATACTTTTTCCTGTTTCACTAATTTGATTGGCGATGGAAATCCAAATAACGATAGTTTTTCCACCACGCGTACAGTAACTCCTAATGTTTATATAACCGGATCGCCAGTTGCTTGTATTGGAAGCAATGCTACTTTACAAGCGAATGGAGCTACCACCTACACCTGGAACACCGGATCAAACAGCAGCTCTATTAGCGTTTCTCCAACCGTAAATACTAGTTATACCGTTGTGGGAACCAATACGGCAGGCTGTTCTTCCTCTTATTCAGTTACACTTTCTATTCAGAATCCTACCATCAGTACTAATGGTGCAATGGCTTGTAACGTTCCTTCTTTTGGTACACTCACGGCGAGTGCTTATAGTCCTTCGGTTATCAAATGGTATGCCTCTCCGGTTTCTACGTTAGTTCTCGGAACCGGTAGTAATTTAGCAGTAACTGAAAACAGCACAACTACTTATTATGCAGAAGCTACTTCTACTATTCCGGGTTCTTTATTCGCCACGGTTGCCGGAGGAAACAGTGCTCAGGGAAATATGTTTGATGTTACCGCTCAAAACACAATGACTTTAGATGGAATTGATATGCATTTTAATAGCAATGTAACTACCACTGTGGAAATTTGGTACAGATATGGAAGTTTTGTGAGTTATGAATTATCTCCTGCAGGTTGGACCTTAGCTTTATCTACTACTGTCATTCCCAATGGAAGTGGCACTTTAACTACAATTCCCGGAACATTTGCAATTCCGGTTGGATCTGGTCAAACAGCCGGTATATATGTAACCAGCAATGGAGGCGCAGGAGTAAATTATAGCAATGGAGTTGGATTAGGTAATTTATTTGCTTCCAACAACGACATACAATTATTTGAAGGACGAGGAGGAAATTATTTTAATGTAACTTCGACGCCCCGAGTGTTTAACGGAATTTTAAAATACAGCAAACCCGGTTGTCAAAGTCCGAGAATACCTGCTACATTTTCTATTGTTCCAGGCTTTACTGTTGGTGCCATTGCATCAAATAGCGCGCTTTGTGTGGGCTCTAGTGTTTCATTTACTGCTGTTGGTGCCGTTGATTACACTTGGTCACCAACAATAAATTTATCGCCTTCACCCAATTCTACTATAATCAGTGTTTCACCTAGTGTGGCCACCTCCTATACTTTGCAAGGTACAATTCCTTCATGTTCGCAAACCAGTACCTATGTTTATAATCTTTCCGTTTTTCCGAATCCGAGTTTAACTGTAAGCCAACCAATTGGTATTCTTCCGGGTTCTGTAATTTCCCTTTCAACAAGTGGAGCTTCAAGTTATACCTGGCAACCTGGAGGTGCCAATAATATAAATATTATTGTGAATCCAACGGTCACCACCGTGTATACAGTAACCGGATCAAATGCTTTTGGCTGTACTTCACAAATTACTACTACGGTTTTTATGAGTGCCGTTAACCTGTCTGAATTAAACAACAGCATAGGAACTGTTATGGTTTATCCAAATCCGGTTTCGGAAAATTTATACTTTAAAATACCCGAAAACACAACAGGAGAGTTACGTATTCTTGACCTTAATGGGAAAGTTTTGCTTGAACAAAAAGTAATAAATGAAATTACTCCTTTTGATGTTTCACGGTTACCTTCCGGAAATTATATCTATATATTCAAACCTGAACAAGGCGAATGGTATCACAAGGGCAATTTTTTTAAAAATTAA
- a CDS encoding S8 family peptidase, with amino-acid sequence MIRLLLVLLFLSLVLFNPAQKEFNNSLKARIANRSLNGDFPVVVKGNVVKIKTQSRELGFQFHYSVEDIASITINLDNLSKLIEQKIVSYAEFIEPNKKVMSDTANVRNRVGGIKTGQAPLPQAYDGTGVIFGIIDTGTDWRHDDFRNTPGGTTRIKWIWDQKVVGSAPQPYNYGTEWTEAQINFSICTHDDLAGNSHGTHVSGVAVGNGSATGNFQGCAPKANIVVVSLDFNKPGPTIADGVNYIFSKATLLGKPCVINASVGDYYGSHDGTDMEAKLIEGMVKDKPGRVMVAAGGNAGEARYHTLTQPPVGDTTFTWFTNNTANLTYRTYGDTNQVKNLFFNIGVNRPSDYTNLGSTGFKPYNYGIPLSQTDTVKHNGNRIGIVQSWATINTYGVYELLISIQADSTGYLWRTETRGSGLHHAWNFEFKGWNLPTVGQYPRMSKYVMPDTLFSIVSGFQCLDDITTVANYCNVTKYYDYNNVLQNAIDSPGGSKVGNSSIGPTRNMKLKPDIAATGSGVFAAAAVNIQAPWILANPSAMAPGGQHVYGSGTSASSPVVAGFAALFLQSNPNLTSKQVRNAIVNCAYNDGHTGVVPNFAWGYGKLDAKASMMCIITGKQEIELINKGKIFPNPFSDQVQLKFSKEIYGDAFVYSIDGKLLMTTKVSGDELNLNNSGPLQNYKGLLIVRVLSEGTTSVFKVVKE; translated from the coding sequence ATGATTCGATTATTATTGGTGTTATTATTTCTTTCTTTGGTTTTATTTAATCCGGCTCAAAAGGAATTCAACAATAGTTTAAAAGCGAGAATTGCGAATCGGAGTTTAAATGGAGATTTTCCGGTAGTAGTAAAAGGTAATGTTGTCAAAATAAAAACACAGAGTAGGGAACTGGGATTTCAATTTCATTATAGCGTTGAGGATATAGCATCCATCACAATTAATCTGGATAACCTCAGCAAATTAATAGAGCAGAAAATTGTTAGCTATGCCGAATTTATAGAGCCCAATAAAAAAGTAATGAGCGATACGGCTAATGTACGCAATCGAGTAGGAGGTATAAAAACCGGACAAGCACCATTACCACAAGCCTATGACGGAACAGGAGTTATTTTTGGGATTATTGATACAGGAACAGATTGGCGACATGATGATTTTAGAAATACGCCCGGCGGAACAACTAGGATTAAATGGATTTGGGATCAGAAAGTTGTGGGTTCAGCTCCTCAGCCTTACAATTACGGAACAGAATGGACAGAAGCGCAAATAAATTTCAGCATTTGTACGCATGATGATTTGGCAGGTAACAGTCATGGTACTCACGTTTCCGGAGTTGCCGTTGGTAATGGATCAGCAACCGGAAATTTTCAAGGTTGTGCGCCTAAAGCAAATATTGTAGTAGTTTCTTTAGATTTTAATAAACCAGGTCCAACAATAGCCGATGGAGTAAATTATATTTTCAGTAAAGCGACTTTATTAGGGAAACCTTGTGTTATTAATGCTAGCGTAGGTGATTATTATGGAAGTCACGATGGTACCGACATGGAAGCTAAATTAATTGAAGGCATGGTGAAAGATAAACCTGGAAGAGTAATGGTGGCCGCCGGTGGAAATGCAGGTGAGGCCCGATATCATACCTTAACGCAGCCTCCGGTAGGTGATACTACTTTTACTTGGTTTACAAATAACACGGCCAACTTAACTTATCGAACCTATGGTGATACTAATCAGGTAAAGAATTTATTTTTTAATATTGGAGTAAATCGCCCTTCGGATTACACAAATTTGGGAAGTACAGGATTTAAGCCTTACAATTATGGCATTCCATTATCACAAACAGATACCGTTAAGCACAATGGAAATCGGATAGGTATTGTACAATCTTGGGCTACCATAAATACTTATGGCGTATACGAGTTATTAATCTCTATCCAAGCCGATTCAACCGGATATTTATGGAGAACTGAAACTAGAGGATCCGGTTTGCATCATGCCTGGAATTTTGAATTTAAAGGCTGGAATTTACCAACAGTTGGGCAATACCCTCGGATGAGCAAATATGTAATGCCTGATACTTTATTTTCTATTGTTAGCGGATTTCAATGTTTGGATGATATTACAACAGTTGCAAATTACTGTAACGTAACTAAATATTATGATTACAATAATGTGCTTCAAAATGCGATTGACTCACCGGGAGGTTCTAAGGTTGGAAATAGTTCAATCGGTCCTACGCGTAATATGAAGTTGAAACCGGATATTGCTGCAACGGGAAGTGGTGTGTTTGCTGCAGCCGCAGTAAATATTCAAGCACCTTGGATATTGGCAAACCCAAGCGCAATGGCTCCGGGCGGACAGCATGTGTATGGAAGTGGCACAAGTGCGTCTTCTCCTGTCGTTGCCGGCTTTGCTGCTTTGTTTTTGCAATCCAATCCAAATTTAACGAGTAAACAAGTGCGTAATGCAATTGTGAACTGTGCATATAACGATGGGCATACCGGTGTTGTGCCAAATTTTGCATGGGGATACGGAAAATTAGATGCTAAAGCTTCCATGATGTGCATCATAACCGGAAAGCAAGAAATAGAACTTATTAATAAGGGCAAAATATTTCCAAATCCTTTTTCTGATCAAGTTCAACTTAAGTTCAGTAAAGAAATTTACGGCGATGCTTTTGTATATTCTATTGATGGGAAATTATTAATGACAACAAAGGTTTCAGGCGATGAATTGAATTTAAATAATTCAGGACCATTACAAAATTATAAGGGATTATTAATCGTTAGAGTGTTAAGCGAAGGAACTACTTCAGTATTTAAAGTAGTAAAAGAATAA
- the prmC gene encoding peptide chain release factor N(5)-glutamine methyltransferase — protein MRVAGNKVSQVLEYYHNELDHLYGANEVDALFKEAAEHFLKINRSVLNSKLADYLNQSDLLKIYDCAKELAKGKPIQYITGLSFFYGNSFIVNSSVLIPRPETEELVHKIIQDNKSAQSVLDIGTGSGCIPVTLKKNIAEAKIFACDVSVDALATAKKNAVLNSVEVNYFQANILNSIEFKAMFKDKVDIIVSNPPYINQREISTMHKNVLEFEPHVALFVDGDDDIIFYKSIIDLCLNNLNNEGKLYFELNDLTAKRVEEYAKKSDIFNSVELFKDMSGKWRFLKAVKK, from the coding sequence ATGCGTGTTGCCGGAAATAAAGTTTCCCAAGTTTTAGAATATTATCACAATGAACTCGATCATTTGTATGGCGCAAATGAAGTAGATGCATTATTTAAAGAAGCAGCAGAGCACTTTTTGAAAATTAATCGTTCAGTCCTTAATTCGAAGCTTGCAGATTATTTAAATCAAAGTGATTTATTAAAAATCTACGATTGTGCGAAAGAGTTGGCCAAAGGTAAACCTATACAATACATTACCGGTTTGTCTTTTTTTTACGGAAATTCATTTATTGTAAATTCTTCCGTTTTAATTCCTCGACCGGAAACGGAAGAACTCGTGCATAAAATAATTCAAGATAATAAATCAGCTCAATCTGTTTTAGATATAGGAACAGGTAGCGGTTGTATTCCTGTTACACTTAAAAAGAATATAGCTGAAGCAAAAATATTTGCCTGCGATGTAAGCGTTGATGCATTAGCAACAGCCAAAAAAAATGCAGTATTGAATAGTGTTGAGGTAAATTATTTTCAGGCTAACATTTTAAATTCGATAGAGTTTAAAGCAATGTTTAAGGATAAAGTGGATATAATCGTCAGTAATCCACCATACATCAATCAAAGAGAGATTTCAACCATGCACAAAAATGTTTTGGAATTTGAACCTCATGTGGCTTTGTTTGTTGATGGAGATGATGATATCATTTTTTATAAATCAATAATTGATTTATGTTTAAACAATTTAAATAATGAAGGCAAATTGTATTTTGAATTAAATGATTTAACAGCTAAACGAGTAGAGGAGTATGCTAAAAAATCAGATATTTTTAATTCCGTAGAACTCTTTAAAGATATGAGCGGAAAATGGAGGTTTCTGAAAGCCGTAAAAAAATAG